The genome window AGCCACCGCCTGCACTGGCCGAGGAAGCCGCCGGCGGGCGAGACCGAGTTCCGCTACACATTGCGAGTCGTGCTCGCCGACGGACAGGAAGTCACGAGCGCGACGTCGTTGCGCTACGTGGACGCCTGTCCACCCCCCGCGGTCCACACAACGCTCGCCGCCGGGCCGACCGGCCGCATCGGCTTCCGGACCACCACGCCGACGATACCGGAGTTTCTCCAGGGGATCCGGCCCGCGTCCACGAGAGTGATCTGGGGGGACCTCGAGCTTCCGCCGGGGCAGGTCGAGCGGAGCCCGGCCGTGGTGCTCGTTCATGGCTCGGGCGGGGTGACCCCTCGAGAGGACCGATGGGCCGAGGAGCTCCGTCAGGCCGGCGCCGCGACGTTCGTCCTCGACAGCTTCACGGGTCGGAGCATCGCCATGACCGCCCAAGATCAGTCGCAGCTCAGCAGTCTCGCGATGATCGGGGATGCGTACCGCGCTCTGGAGCTCTTGGCAACGCACTCTCGGATCGATTCCGCGCGGATCGCCGTGATGGGATTTTCCAAGGGCGGCGCCGTCGCCCTGTACGCGGCGATCACGCGCTTCCAGCGTCTGCACGGGCCGGCCGGCGCGAGGTTCGCGCTCCACATCCCCTTCTACGCGCCGTGCTACTACACCTTCATGGGCGACGAGGCCGTGACTGACCGACCGATCCGTCTCTTCCACGGGGCGGCTGACGACCTCGC of Candidatus Methylomirabilota bacterium contains these proteins:
- a CDS encoding dienelactone hydrolase family protein, giving the protein MKVPLIVWMGFLSIGVLAAPVAGKAEPTIEQFRFDPPQLCLRDMFRWGFSYRGLPGGLAAVKEVELRGLLEGRPVRSPLTPTRDDLQRYTADQGRFESHRLHWPRKPPAGETEFRYTLRVVLADGQEVTSATSLRYVDACPPPAVHTTLAAGPTGRIGFRTTTPTIPEFLQGIRPASTRVIWGDLELPPGQVERSPAVVLVHGSGGVTPREDRWAEELRQAGAATFVLDSFTGRSIAMTAQDQSQLSSLAMIGDAYRALELLATHSRIDSARIAVMGFSKGGAVALYAAITRFQRLHGPAGARFALHIPFYAPCYYTFMGDEAVTDRPIRLFHGAADDLAPIQLCRAYVARLRDAGADAQITEYAGAYHAFDRPDAGPPRRSPAEQNASHCFWEERPQGQLVNRDSGQPFSLGDPCVILGGTFGPDPAAYREALRAVKVLVGTGTRPNP